AGAAAGAATTCTTAATAATCAAAGAGGACTTAAAGAAATAAACGCAGCAGAAGATTATTATACAAATACTAGTTGAGAATCAATTAGATATAATTTAGCTTTAAATAACTTTGATAATAGTAAATCAAGTAGATGAAAAATTTCTAGTTTATATATTTCAAAATTTAAAAGTTCTTTATTTATATCATTTTTAATAAGCTCATTAATCTTTGTTATTGCAGCAGTTTTTATGAAAATTAATAAAGTATCAATAGATAACTATTTCTTTGCTGGGTTTACTGGATCAATACTTTTAATTTCTTTAGCTCATTATAATATTTCAATGTTTTTATCTTCAAAAAAAATGAATATAAAAATATATTGAGGACATTTAGTTCTTTATTACACTATAATTACTGTTATATTTTTAAATATAACTTTAAATATAATCTTCTTTCCAAATGTTGCAACAACAACTCAAGAAGGTCAATGATATAATTCAGAATTATTAAATTTCTTAAAAAATCTTTTATATATAGTTTTCTCAACTATGTTATTAGCTTATGTATTTGGAGGTTTTTTAGAATTATTAGAAGATAGTAAATTTAATTTAAAAAACTCAGTTAAAACTTTTGTAGCTCCTTTAGTAATTTTTATAATTACTTTAGTTATTAATATTCTTTCAATTTATCATGCAGAAAGTTCATACTACGTAGTTAACTTTACAATACTTACTGCATTTTGATTGTTTATAAGTGTTTGAAATAAATTTTTCTCAAAATAGTAAAATATTTTATTATTACTAAAATTCAATATATAAATAAGTAAAAAAGAATATGGAGCTTATTGACTTTATTATAAAAATGTTATGAAAAGAAGTATCCATACTAAAATATGCTTTAAATGTAAAAATAAAATAGAAGATGGAGATGTTTATAAACATTTTGAAGAACAAGATATTTTCTCAAATAAAGTTCTGTTCTATGCACACAATAAATGTTTAAAATAAGTTTGTTAAGTAATTTAACTTGACAAACTTATTTTTTAGTTTAATATTAATAATGTTCTTAAATAGAAGACAAGGAGGATAAACATGGTTAAATTAAGATTAAAAAGAGCTGGTAAAAAAAGAGCAGCATTTTATAGAATTGTTGCTTCAGATGCTCGCGTTAAACGTGATGGAGAATACATCGAACTAGTTGGTACATATAACCCAATCAACGGAGAAGTAAACGTTAAAAAAGAAATTGCTTTAAAATGATTACAACAAGGTGCACAACCAACTGATACAGTTAGAAACATTCTTTCAAAAGAAGGTGTAATGACTGATTTACACAACGCTAAATTAGAAAGCAAGAAAAACCAACCTAAAAAAGAAAAGGTTGCTAAAAAACCTGCTGCTAAAAAGGCAACTGCAGCTAAAAAACCTGCTGCAGCTAAAAAAG
This sequence is a window from Spiroplasma diminutum CUAS-1. Protein-coding genes within it:
- the rpsP gene encoding 30S ribosomal protein S16, yielding MVKLRLKRAGKKRAAFYRIVASDARVKRDGEYIELVGTYNPINGEVNVKKEIALKWLQQGAQPTDTVRNILSKEGVMTDLHNAKLESKKNQPKKEKVAKKPAAKKATAAKKPAAAKKVAEVKEETSAE